One window of Desulfarculus baarsii DSM 2075 genomic DNA carries:
- a CDS encoding helix-turn-helix domain-containing protein, protein MSEPVRVASGVSELDRLLGGLFIGDNVVWLDDAGSLATVFCGNFIMASQSQERPLIYVTFDRSPKNLLDKLGPLADYPALTILDCFTHGKGMGSEVFLKFYEDPPARRAANVVLMSAPGDPEEVSQALYGLQARHQGDVRFVLESITGMQELWGDEEAIVNFYSRTCPRLYELNTIAYWIMEKAAHSDRLKAQIAHIAQVVIELSIKRGTTNLMVVKAEKRPSENLHRQFNYWSKGASVSFDPQRRAASRFDLGKRIKELRGKKGLSQTDLAKMVGVTPSTISQVESNHIYPSLPALIKMAEVLSVEIASFFNDGAEDRQRVVFSAEEAVEVKLVDMPAGAVRAQLLSPVDLDSKTEPYIIEIPPKTSLPSHFFMHKGEEVGYVLAGRVQLKIKKAVHNARAGDVIFLTNELPTNWQNPGRTPARLLWLKIG, encoded by the coding sequence ATGTCCGAGCCGGTGAGGGTCGCCAGCGGCGTAAGCGAACTGGACCGCCTTTTGGGCGGGCTGTTCATCGGCGACAACGTGGTCTGGCTCGATGACGCCGGCTCGTTGGCCACGGTGTTCTGCGGCAATTTCATCATGGCCAGCCAGTCACAGGAGCGGCCGCTGATCTACGTCACCTTCGACCGTTCGCCCAAAAACCTGCTGGACAAGCTTGGCCCCCTGGCCGACTATCCGGCCCTGACCATCCTCGACTGCTTTACCCACGGCAAGGGCATGGGCTCCGAGGTCTTCCTGAAGTTTTACGAAGACCCGCCGGCCCGTCGCGCGGCCAACGTGGTGCTGATGAGCGCCCCCGGCGACCCCGAGGAGGTCAGCCAGGCCCTCTACGGCTTGCAGGCCCGGCACCAGGGCGACGTGCGCTTCGTGCTGGAGAGCATCACCGGCATGCAGGAGCTGTGGGGCGACGAGGAGGCCATCGTCAATTTCTACAGCCGCACCTGCCCCCGGCTCTACGAACTCAACACCATCGCCTATTGGATCATGGAAAAGGCGGCCCATTCGGACCGCCTGAAGGCCCAGATCGCCCACATCGCCCAGGTGGTCATCGAGCTTTCGATCAAGCGCGGCACCACCAACCTGATGGTGGTCAAGGCCGAAAAGCGTCCCTCGGAAAACCTCCACCGCCAGTTCAACTATTGGAGCAAAGGGGCCAGCGTCAGCTTCGATCCCCAGCGCCGGGCGGCCAGCCGCTTCGACCTGGGCAAGCGCATCAAGGAGCTGCGCGGCAAAAAAGGCCTGAGCCAGACCGACCTGGCCAAGATGGTCGGCGTCACGCCCAGCACGATCAGCCAGGTGGAGAGCAACCACATTTACCCGTCGCTGCCGGCGTTGATCAAGATGGCCGAGGTGCTCAGCGTCGAGATAGCCTCGTTTTTCAACGACGGGGCCGAGGATCGCCAGCGAGTGGTCTTTTCGGCCGAGGAGGCGGTGGAGGTCAAGCTGGTGGACATGCCGGCCGGCGCGGTGCGCGCCCAATTGCTTTCGCCGGTGGATCTCGACAGCAAGACGGAACCATATATCATCGAGATTCCGCCAAAAACCAGCCTGCCATCGCATTTTTTCATGCACAAGGGCGAGGAGGTCGGCTATGTGCTGGCCGGCCGCGTGCAACTTAAGATCAAAAAGGCCGTG